In a single window of the Nilaparvata lugens isolate BPH chromosome 1, ASM1435652v1, whole genome shotgun sequence genome:
- the LOC120353703 gene encoding uncharacterized protein LOC120353703: protein MTGGQIKVDPCCPIIQNTRLGWIVFGKLKLSQPICSPNHANSNFVSSFEISNQLEKFWKTEELTPIAPLTAEEVKVEKHYNETTMRLEDGRFMVTLPRKDNFFTLGQSEFQARKRFSSLEKRLSTQPELKSQYVEFMREYQELNHMTLVDPPSDHEKVYYIPHHAVFKPDSTTTKLRVVFDASAKTNSGVSLNELLFKGPTVQPDLFDIVLRFRMHKIAFTADIAKMYRQVLTVSFKSYTNFLLIRKINVFFKPQPLVGGYNGISSRLVLPTSEEYLVTLQQKQKWTSSSDNIVVGTLVLLKDPGAPPAVWKLGRITEVIKGVDNKVRVVMVFTEAGTYKRAISSIAPLPLDEESESIASI, encoded by the exons ATGACTGGTGGACAAATCAAGGTCGATCCATGTTGTCCCATCATTCAAAACACACGACTAGGTTGGATAGTGTTTGGTAAATTGAAACTTTCTCAGCCTATTTGCAGCCCCAATCATGCAAATTCGAACTTTGTctctagttttgaaatttctaatcaattggaaaaattcTGGAAAACTGAAGAGCTCACTCCGATTGCACCCCTAACTGCTGAAGAAGTCAAGGTTGAAAAACATTACAATGAAACCACAATGCGTTTAGAAGATGGTCGATTTATGGTCACCCTTCCACGTAAGGATAATTTTTTCACTTTAGGGCAATCCGAATTTCAAGCGCGAAAGCGATTCAGTTCATTAGAAAAACGACTTTCCACTCAACCTGAGTTGAAATCTCAATATGTGGAATTCATGCGCGAATATCAAGAATTGAATCATATGACTCTGGTTGATCCCCCATCTGATCATGAAAAGGTGTACTACATTCCCCACCACGCAGTTTTCAAGCCGGACTCAACCACCACCAAATTAAGAGTAGTCTTTGATGCCAGTGCTAAAACGAATTCTGGAGTGTCGCTCAATGAGCTCCTGTTCAAAGGGCCCACAGTTCAACCAGACTTGTTTGATATCGTGTTACGTTTTCGTATGCATAAAATTGCTTTCACAGCTGATATAGCTAAGATGTACCGTCAA GTGCTAACAGTGAGCTTCAAGAGCTATACAAATTTCTTGCTGATTCGCAAAATCAACGTGTTCTTCAAACCGCAGCCACTAGTTGGCGGATACAATGGAATTTCATCCCGCCTCGTGCTCCCCACTTCGGAG GAGTATCTTGTTACGTTGCAACAAAAGCAAAAATGGACATCGTCGTCAGACAACATTGTCGTCGGCACGCTGGTGCTGCTCAAAGATCCAGGTGCCCCTCCCGCGGTCTGGAAATTAGGTCGAATCACTGAGGTGATTAAAGGTGTGGACAACAAAGTTAGAGTTGTCATGGTCTTTACTGAAGCTGGTACTTATAAGCGTGCAATCTCCAGCATCGCTCCACTTCCATTGGACGAAGAGTCTGAAAGTATCGCATCCATctaa